The Bdellovibrio sp. NC01 genome includes the window TCATCTTTTGCACTTCATGAGTCATGTTGAAATCACAATCATCGGGCCGGGCTACGACGAAATCGAAATGTGGTTGCGTCGCGAAGTTTCAACTCGCACCGATATTAAAGTTCTTATTAAGGATGTTATCGCCGCAGACCCACAACTTGATTGGTTCTGGCCTCAGGTGCGTGAAACGTTCTTTGATTCAGAAAATCCGTTGATCTAAAAATGCGTAACATAAATTAATTTCCGCTTAAGAATCTTGTCTTAAGCGACTTTGCTGTCGCTAGACTTTTGTTCATCACAAAAAGTGCGAAATAAACAAACTTAGCTGCTTTTGTTACCTAAGGATAATCCGATGAGTTCTCTAAATTTTTTAAGGGAACCTCCATGAGCGTATTTGCCAAAGTTAAGTTTTTTAATTTTTTATCAATCTGTTTAATCGGCGCACTTTATCTGTGCATCGGAAGTGCATTCTACTTCCAGAAAAAAGCGGACTCGGCCCATCGCAATCGTTTTGAATCACAACGACTTGCCGATGAGTTGCGTAAAAGTTCACGCGACTTGACTGAAAACGCGCGTACTTTCGTTGTGACGGGTGAAAAAAAATATCTAGATACTTATTGGGATATCGTAAAAATTCGTAGCGGCGAAAAAGCTCGTCCTGATGGTCGTACGATTTCTTTGAATCAAATGATGAAAGATGCGGGCTTTACGGATCAAGAGTTTGCATTCTTGGACGAGGCAGCAAAACGTTCCAACGATCTTGTGCATACAGAAGAGATCGCGATGAATGCAGCCCAAGGATTGTTCACTGATGAAAGCGGCAAGTTCACTGTGAAAAAAGAAGCGGACACAAAATTGGCCCGCGATCTTATGCATAATCAAAAATATCAAGACAACGTGGCGTACATCATGGAGCCCATCAATAAGTTCGAACAAGCGATGAGCAATCGTACCTTGGCCGCGGTGGATAATTATTCTTCTTATGCCAACTGGTCATTGGGTTCGGTTGCCATCATGATCATTGGTTTGTCTTTGACGATGTTCTTCTCTTCTTTCTCTTTGAAAGAAGGTATCCGTATGCAAACAGAATCTTTGTCGACTGCGTATTCGCAAATTCGCGAATTGGTGGCAAGTTTGACGGGTTCAAGTGCGGATCTTTCGACGGCGTCGACGGAATCAGCCGCTTCGCTTGAAGAAACGGTGGCCTCTTTGGAAGAGCTGACGAGCATGATTAAGTTAAATGCCGAAAATGCCAAATCGGCCTCTGATCTTTCTAATATTTCTCAGGCTTCAGCAGAAGAAGGTACGCGTGAAATCGCAGCGTTGACGCAATCAATGAATGAGATCGCGCAATCTTCTAAAAAAATCGAAGAAATCATCGCGGTTATCGACGATATCGCGTTCCAAACGAATTTGTTGGCGCTAAATGCAGCGGTTGAAGCCGCTCGTGCGGGAGAGCAAGGTAAAGGTTTCTCTGTCGTTGCAGAAGCAGTCCGTGCTTTGGCGATGAGAAGTGCGACGTCGGCAAAAGAAATTTCTGGCTTGATCAAAGAAAGCGTTGAACAAGTTGAAAAAGGTCAAGATGTTGCGCAATCAAGTGCCGAAGTACTAAAGAAAATCGTGGATTCAGTGAATAAAGTTGCAGCTTTGAATAATGAGATTGCAACAGCAAGTAACGAGCAAAGCACAGGTGTTTCGCAAATTACGCAAGCGATGAATCAATTGGATCAAGCGACGCAAACCAATGCAGCCTCTGCAGAAACTATTTCTGGGGCTGCGGGCAGTTTGAATACCTCAACGATGGGTTTAACAAGCACGATTTCAAATCTGGCGTTGTTAACGGGTATTAAGCAGAAAGCAGGCTAGGGCGGTTATCGCCTTAGCGCGCGTATTTTTTCAAAACGGAAGCAATCGCTGAAAGTTTAAATACGCGCTCACCCATGCAGGTGCCTGAAGCGCAGACTTTAATGTCGTTGCAGGCATCTTGCGGGTTGTAAACGAAATCACTTTCACCACCAGTCAGAATACCAATCAAAGCTCCCGATTTTTCATCAAATACAGGCGAGCCTGAATTTCCAGAAAAAGTATCGATCGCTGTCTTATAAGTTGTTTCATTAAGATCGACACGCACCATGCCGTGCGCCCATTTCATGGCGATTCCTGTTGGGAAACCCAAAGTGAACACGGGGTCATTTGGTTTCAAAGTTTTATAGCTAGGGCTAACAGGTTCGCGACCTTGTACAGGGCGATCCAATTCAACAATAGAATAATCATGCGTTGTCCAGCCAGGTTGTGAAACACGGGCGACGACTTTTTTGCATGAATAAACATTGTTTGAAGGAATGCGATAGTTTTGACGGTCTGATGCATAGAACGGTGATTCGTGTTTAAAGTCGAAGACCATTTTATAAAGATAACAAGTGTCTTCGTTGATGCAGTGGCCGGCAGTCAAAACATGTTTTGGCGAAATCAAGATACCGGAACAATTCGCGACGCTTTGTTGGTCCGCATAGCGCTGATTGCTACACATGTTAAATTCATCTTTCAAAGTACGCGCAGACATAACGTACTCGTCACCGCGTCTTTCCATATTGTTATAGTCGATAAATGCAACCGCTGAACGCGCGATCTTTAAAACCGCAGGAGTTTTAACTTCTGAAATCTCTTTACGTGAGTCAGACGTGTAAACCACTCCTTGAGTGTTTTCTGTCGATTGAATTTGCTGCTTTGAAGGAACTCGTCCACAAGCAGTGATTAATAAAGCCGGCATCAATAGGGGAAGGGCAATGTGTGCTTTTTTCATAGAAAACAAACCTATGTGTTTGCTAAGCAAAAAACCAATTTCAATTGCGCAACCAACATTAGAGTTGCTTTAGAATGTTCCGCGGAAATCCGACAACTCTTTTAAATGCCGGCTTTCGCCGAATTAAAAATTAAAAAACGGTTCGATCTCGATCGATTTTTCGTTCGATGGATGCAAGAACGCCGGCGGTTCGCTGTCTGGTGGTTGTAAAAGATAAACGCCGAAAGGCATTTTCGCAGAAATCCATGTGCGAGGTCTGCGATAAATGTATTCTGAACGCATTTGGTTGTAGACCAAAAATTCGTTTTCTTCAGCATCATCAAAAGCTTTCCACAAAAGACTTTCGAAAATATCACCATTATCAGCGTGTAAAAAGCTTAAGTACTTAAAATTCAGACTGGCTTCAACCTTCAGACGAGAAAAGGGCTTCGTCAAAGTGCGAGTCCACCCCAGCATCTTGCCGAATTTTAAGAATTGACGGAAATTATGCGCCCGCAATCCATATTGCATAGGAATGAAGTCTTGCAGGCCACCGGAACTCCACGGCGCCACACAGCCAACAATGTTTTCGTCTTTATCAAACGCAATCAGGAAGTCTTCAAGTTTAAGACCTTTCCAACGATCTAATTTATCGCGGAAGCTTTGTGCATCCCAAACTGTTGCTAAATCCTTATCGCGAGATTTCTGACAAATATAGTAGATCAAGGCATCGACATTGTTTTCATTGCCATGGCGAATTCGCATTTT containing:
- a CDS encoding serine protease; the protein is MKKAHIALPLLMPALLITACGRVPSKQQIQSTENTQGVVYTSDSRKEISEVKTPAVLKIARSAVAFIDYNNMERRGDEYVMSARTLKDEFNMCSNQRYADQQSVANCSGILISPKHVLTAGHCINEDTCYLYKMVFDFKHESPFYASDRQNYRIPSNNVYSCKKVVARVSQPGWTTHDYSIVELDRPVQGREPVSPSYKTLKPNDPVFTLGFPTGIAMKWAHGMVRVDLNETTYKTAIDTFSGNSGSPVFDEKSGALIGILTGGESDFVYNPQDACNDIKVCASGTCMGERVFKLSAIASVLKKYAR
- a CDS encoding methyl-accepting chemotaxis protein, with the protein product MSVFAKVKFFNFLSICLIGALYLCIGSAFYFQKKADSAHRNRFESQRLADELRKSSRDLTENARTFVVTGEKKYLDTYWDIVKIRSGEKARPDGRTISLNQMMKDAGFTDQEFAFLDEAAKRSNDLVHTEEIAMNAAQGLFTDESGKFTVKKEADTKLARDLMHNQKYQDNVAYIMEPINKFEQAMSNRTLAAVDNYSSYANWSLGSVAIMIIGLSLTMFFSSFSLKEGIRMQTESLSTAYSQIRELVASLTGSSADLSTASTESAASLEETVASLEELTSMIKLNAENAKSASDLSNISQASAEEGTREIAALTQSMNEIAQSSKKIEEIIAVIDDIAFQTNLLALNAAVEAARAGEQGKGFSVVAEAVRALAMRSATSAKEISGLIKESVEQVEKGQDVAQSSAEVLKKIVDSVNKVAALNNEIATASNEQSTGVSQITQAMNQLDQATQTNAASAETISGAAGSLNTSTMGLTSTISNLALLTGIKQKAG